The proteins below are encoded in one region of Triticum aestivum cultivar Chinese Spring chromosome 1B, IWGSC CS RefSeq v2.1, whole genome shotgun sequence:
- the LOC123131502 gene encoding desmethyl-deoxy-podophyllotoxin synthase, translated as MAELAPLSMLFLALLVVVPVLHFIRSSRRHEGSSRPRPPPSPWALPVIGHLHHVAGALPHRAMLGLSRRHGPLMLLRLCELRVVVASSADAAREIMKTQDLAFASRPMTPTGKALLGDSPGIVFTPYGDAWRQLRRICTLELFTSRRVRSFRPVREEEVGRLLRSVAVAVAPSPSPSLAVNLSERISAYVADSSVRAVIGSRFKDRGAFLRMLERRIKLAPAQCLPDLFPSSRLAMLVSRMPREMKRERREMRDFIDAIIQEHQENSTAGAGADDDDFLDVLLRIQREGKLDPPLTTDDIKAVIVDIFIASSETSATALQWAMAELMRNPRVMRKAQEEVRRALDGRDRVTEESLASLRYLDLVIKEVLRLHPPAPMLLPRECRAPCRVLGFDVPVGAMVLVNAWAIGRDPAHWDEPEEFSPERFEGGGVDFKGTDFEYIPFGAGRRMCPGMAFGLANMELALASLLYHFDWELPDGTGPGELDMAELLGLTTRRRSDLLLVPAISMPLPKQNLNAPSENSFDIKP; from the exons ATGGCTGAGCTAGCTCCGCTTTCCATGCTCTTCCTTGCCCTGCTCGTCGTCGTCCCCGTGCTCCACTTCATCCGGTCGTCACGCCGGCATGAGGGAAGCAGCCGGCCGCGGCCTCCGCCGTCGCCATGGGCGCTGCCAGTCATCGGCCACCTCCACCACGTCGCCGGCGCGCTCCCGCACCGCGCGATGCTGGGCCTGTCGCGCCGCCACGGCCCGCTCATGCTGCTCCGCCTCTGCGAGCTCCGCGTCGTCGTCGCCTCCTCGGCCGACGCCGCGAGGGAGATCATGAAGACCCAGGACCTGGCGTTCGCGTCGCGGCCCATGACCCCGACGGGGAAGGCCCTCCTCGGCGACAGCCCGGGCATCGTGTTCACGCCCTACGGCGACGCGTGGCGCCAGCTCCGCAGGATCTGCACCCTCGAGCTCTTCACCTCCCGCCGCGTCAGGTCCTTCCGGCCCGTGCGCGAGGAAGAGGTCGGGCGGCTGCTCcggtcggtggcggtggcggtggcgccgtctccgtctccgtcgttGGCGGTGAACCTGAGCGAGCGGATCAGCGCATACGTCGCGGACTCGTCGGTGCGCGCCGTCATCGGCAGCCGGTTCAAGGACCGCGGCGCGTTCCTTCGGATGCTGGAGCGGAGGATCAAGCTCGCGCCGGCGCAGTGCCTGCCGGACCTCTTCCCGTCGTCGCGGCTGGCGATGCTCGTCAGCCGGATGCCGCGCGAGATGAAGCGGGAGCGCCGGGAGATGAGGGACTTCATCGACGCCATCATCCAGGAGCATCAAGAGAACAGcacggccggcgccggcgccgacgaCGACGACTTTCTCGACGTCCTCCTGAGGATCCAGAGAGAGGGGAAGCTCGATcctcccctcaccaccgacgacatCAAGGCAGTCATCGTC GACATCTTCATAGCGAGCAGCGAGACGTCGGCGACGGCGCTGCAGTGGGCCATGGCCGAGCTGATGAGGAACCCGAGGGTGATGCGCAAGGCGCAGGAGGAGGTCCGGCGAGCCCTCGACGGGCGCGACAGGGTCACGGAGGAGAGCCTGGCGAGCCTGCGCTACCTGGACCTCGTCATCAAGGAGGTGCTCCGGCTTCACCCGCCGGCGCCGATGTTGCTCCCCCGCGAGTGCCGGGCCCCGTGCCGGGTCCTCGGCTTCGACGTGCCGGTGGGGGCCATGGTGCTCGTCAACGCGTGGGCGATCGGCAGGGACCCGGCGCACTGGGACGAGCCGGAGGAGTTCTCGCCGGAGAGGTTCGAGGGCGGCGGCGTGGACTTCAAGGGCACGGACTTCGAGTACATACCGTTCGGCGCCGGGCGGCGCATGTGCCCCGGGATGGCGTTCGGGCTGGCCAACATGGAGCTCGCGCTCGCCAGCCTTCTCTACCACTTCGACTGGGAGCTGCCGGACGGGACGGGGCCCGGGGAGCTGGACATGGCCGAGCTTCTGGGGCTCACCACGCGGCGGCGCTCCGACCTCCTGCTCGTCCCGGCGATCAGCATGCCATTGCCAAAGCAAAATTTGAATGCGCCAAGCGAAAATTCTTTCGACATTAAGCCTTAG
- the LOC123131509 gene encoding peroxisomal adenine nucleotide carrier 1, which yields MEGEDGGGGVDWDSLAEAASGAVGALVSTTVLYPLDTCKTKFQADVQTDQGAHKYRNLSDVFWEAIRKKQFLSLYQGLKTKNIQSFISQFVYFYGYSYFKRLYLEKSGAKSIGTKANLLIAAAAGACTVVVTQPLDTASSRMQTSAFGKSKGLRATLAEGTWLEAFDGLGISLMLTCNPSIQYTVFDQLKQKLILRQTRRNAESAGDSSPVALSAFSAFLLGAISKSVATILTYPLIRCKVMIQAADPDEDDEDESEKPGNSRPPKTMLGAMHAMWNKEGIPGFFKGLHAQILKTVLSSALLLMIKEKISKFTWISLLALRRYLFVSRKRIKSA from the exons ATGGAgggggaggacggcggcggcggggtggactGGGACAGCCTGGCCGAGGCGGCGTCGGGGGCCGTCGGCGCGCTCGTCAGCACCACCGTGCTCTACCCGCTCGACACCTGCAAGACCAAGTTCCAGGCCGACGTCCAGACGGACCAGGGCGCGCACAAGTACAG GAACCTTTCAGATGTCTTTTGGGAAGCAATTAGGAAAAAGCAATTTTTGTCCCTATATCAGGGCCTTAAGACGAAGAATATCCAGTCCTTCATTTCGCAGTTTGTTTACTTTTATGGCTATAGCTATTTCAAAAGACTCTACCTGGAGAAGAGTGGAGCTAAATCTATTGGAACAAAAGCCAACTTGCTGATTGCAGCCGCCGCTGGTGCTTGCACAGTTGTTGTGACACAG CCATTAGATACAGCATCTTCTAGAATGCAAACAAGTGCTTTCGGAAAGTCCAAAGGGCTGCGAGCAACTCTCGCGGAAGGTACTTGGCTTGAGGCATTCGATGGCTTGGGCATTTCCCTTATGTTAACATGCAATCCTTCAATTCAG TACACCGTGTTTGACCAGCTTAAGCAGAAGCTAATTCTGAGGCAAACGCGTAGAAATGCAGAATCAGCAGGTGATTCTTCCCCGGTTGCTCTTTCTGCTTTCTCGGCATTTCTCCTTGGTGCCATCTCAAAAAGTGTTGCGACAATCTTGACTTACCCATTAATCAG GTGCAAGGTCATGATTCAGGCTGCAGACCCCGATGAGGACGACGAGGACGAATCTGAAAAGCCAGGCAATTCAAGGCCTCCCAAAACAATGTTGGGCGCCATGCATGCAATGTGGAACAAGGAAGGCATCCCAGGGTTCTTCAAAGGATTGCATGCTCAGATACTAAAGACAGTTCTGAGCTCCGCATTACTGCTGATGATAAAAGAGAAGATTTCAAAGTTCACTTGGATCTCGCTGCTTGCGCTGCGGCGATACCTCTTTGTTTCTCGGAAGAGAATCAAGAGTGCATAA